TGCGAAGGCACGTCAACGAGCCCAATCACGCAGGACGACGGCTATGACATCATCGTGACCGGCGTCAACGGGATGGAGCGGTTTACCGATTACCGACACCATCCCTTCGAGCATGGCCGCGCGGCGAAGCAAATCAATCATCGCGGCCTACTGTCGTCGGCGTCGGGCCGGTATCAGGACATCATTCGCACTTGGCGCTGGATCAGGGCCATGTCGGGCGTGCAGGACTTCTCTCCCGAATCGCAAGACCGTGCGAATTGGTGGCTTATCGGTTTCCGCAAGGCGCAGCCCCTTGTCGAAGCTGGCAAGATTCCCGAAGCAATCGCGCTCTGTTCGGTCGAGTGGGCGTCGCTGCCGGGCGCGAATGTCAAAGATCAAAAGCAACGGAAGATGGCAGAATGTCTTGCTTGTTTTGAACTGAAAGGCGGTCGCCGTGGGTGATTTGTGGGGCTACATCATCGCGGGCCTGCTGGCGGTCGGCGGCATCCTCGCGGCACTGGCGAAGGCACGTTCCTCCGGCAAGGAAGCCGCGAAGGCGGAATACGCCGATCAGACGGCGCGCGCGAACGAAGACGCATTCCGCAAGCAAACCGAAACCGTCGAAAGGACGAACGATGCAAAAGCGAACGTTGACGCTCTGCCTACTGGCGATGCTGAGCGCGAGTTGCGCGAGCGTTTTACCCGCCCGGGTGACAACGGTTGACACTGCCTGCCAGTGGTCGAAGCCGATCTACATCAGCCGAGCCGACAAGCTGACTGATGCCACGGCGCGCGAAATCCTCGCGCACAACAAATCATTCATCGCCGCGTGCGGCAAGGAGAAACCAAAGTGAAACTCAGAGTCGAATGCAACGAGGG
The nucleotide sequence above comes from Abditibacteriaceae bacterium. Encoded proteins:
- a CDS encoding glycoside hydrolase family 104 protein is translated as MARAPELSPQARAFLDMIAWCEGTSTSPITQDDGYDIIVTGVNGMERFTDYRHHPFEHGRAAKQINHRGLLSSASGRYQDIIRTWRWIRAMSGVQDFSPESQDRANWWLIGFRKAQPLVEAGKIPEAIALCSVEWASLPGANVKDQKQRKMAECLACFELKGGRRG